In Paenibacillus sp. G2S3, a single window of DNA contains:
- a CDS encoding glycosyltransferase family 2 protein, with translation MNVDVSILIVNYNTCRLTMDCLRSVYDSETNYSYEIILIDNNSHDDSVEKISREFPGVMLIANNDNVGFARANNQGMEASSGRYVLLLNSDTVVRKDTLETMISFMDSRPDVGASGCKIILPDGSLDKACKRGFPTPSASFYYAFGFSKLFPDRPRFNGYQLGYLNPDLDYPIDCLVGAFMLLRRETIDQVGGLDEEFFMYGEDLDWCYRIKEAGWEIYYYPKTSIVHLKGGSARRRPFKIVYEFHRAMILFHRKHYSKKYNSMINGTVYAGVGVKFALSLLRNALTSPKRVPSPAQSLNSTNETGARNEKNTEVNL, from the coding sequence GTGAATGTAGATGTAAGCATACTTATTGTTAATTACAACACATGTCGCCTGACGATGGATTGTCTCAGGTCGGTGTATGACTCAGAAACGAACTATTCCTATGAAATTATTTTAATAGACAACAATTCCCATGATGATTCGGTAGAGAAGATTAGTAGAGAGTTTCCAGGTGTAATGTTGATCGCAAATAACGACAATGTCGGTTTTGCCCGTGCCAATAATCAGGGGATGGAAGCTTCATCCGGACGGTATGTGCTGCTGCTGAATTCAGATACGGTGGTACGTAAGGATACGCTAGAGACGATGATCTCCTTTATGGACAGTCGGCCTGATGTAGGAGCGTCAGGGTGTAAGATTATTTTACCGGATGGGTCGCTAGATAAAGCTTGTAAGCGGGGATTTCCTACACCGTCTGCATCCTTCTATTATGCTTTTGGATTTAGCAAGCTGTTTCCGGATCGTCCGAGGTTTAACGGTTACCAGTTAGGTTATCTGAACCCTGATCTTGATTACCCGATAGATTGTCTGGTTGGTGCGTTTATGCTGCTGCGGCGGGAGACGATTGATCAGGTGGGTGGATTGGATGAAGAGTTCTTTATGTACGGTGAGGATTTAGATTGGTGTTATCGTATTAAAGAGGCTGGTTGGGAGATTTATTATTATCCGAAGACTTCTATTGTGCATCTTAAAGGTGGCAGCGCCAGACGCAGACCGTTTAAGATCGTCTATGAATTCCACCGGGCAATGATTTTATTTCATCGTAAGCATTATAGTAAGAAGTACAACAGTATGATAAATGGAACAGTATATGCTGGAGTTGGCGTGAAGTTCGCACTTTCGCTTTTGCGGAATGCCTTAACTTCT
- a CDS encoding glycosyltransferase family 2 protein — translation MNNKSVSVHIVTYNSTDDIIDCIEAVMAQDYLVKKIVVVDNASTDGSADKVRTFYHQFNSDSPAAFLVGHEAMNSAREIKQYPTIDLLENELNTGFAPAHNQAIAATETDYVLVLNPDLTLAPDYISRLITQMENNPQIGSATGKLLLKADHGLVDSTGLRMNRARRAFDRGAGEPADQWTQSGPVFGVSGAAAMYSRRMINDISVDGEFFDADFFAYKEDVDVAWRAELFGWQGYYDAEAIGYHERGWKTSGRSTKPMFIRRISYINRYKMIYKNESARTMLKTIFISLPYEIAAHGYMLLREPQLITAWKSFFTQLPALKKKREYIQAVIKEREKHKN, via the coding sequence ATGAACAACAAATCAGTTAGTGTACATATCGTCACCTATAATAGTACTGACGACATCATAGATTGTATAGAGGCAGTAATGGCACAGGACTATTTGGTCAAAAAAATTGTCGTAGTGGACAACGCTTCAACTGATGGTTCGGCGGATAAGGTCAGAACGTTCTATCACCAGTTTAACTCGGACTCACCCGCTGCATTCTTGGTGGGGCATGAAGCTATGAACTCCGCAAGGGAGATAAAGCAATATCCAACAATTGACCTTCTGGAGAATGAGCTTAACACAGGCTTCGCCCCAGCCCACAACCAAGCCATTGCTGCTACGGAAACAGATTACGTGCTCGTCCTTAACCCTGACCTAACGCTGGCACCAGACTATATCTCCAGGCTAATCACACAGATGGAGAATAATCCGCAGATCGGCAGCGCCACAGGCAAGCTTTTGCTGAAGGCGGATCATGGGCTGGTAGACAGCACAGGTCTCCGAATGAACAGAGCACGCCGTGCATTTGATCGCGGTGCGGGTGAGCCAGCTGACCAATGGACGCAATCGGGTCCTGTATTCGGTGTATCTGGAGCGGCTGCGATGTATTCTCGGCGGATGATCAACGACATAAGTGTTGATGGCGAATTTTTTGATGCCGACTTTTTTGCCTATAAGGAAGATGTGGATGTGGCTTGGAGGGCGGAGTTATTCGGCTGGCAGGGATATTATGATGCAGAGGCGATCGGGTATCATGAACGTGGGTGGAAAACGTCTGGCCGTAGCACCAAACCGATGTTCATCCGACGAATATCTTACATTAACCGCTACAAAATGATCTACAAGAATGAATCTGCTCGAACTATGTTGAAGACAATCTTCATTTCTCTCCCCTATGAAATTGCCGCTCATGGTTATATGCTTCTGAGAGAGCCACAGTTAATTACAGCGTGGAAGTCCTTTTTCACTCAGCTCCCAGCGTTAAAAAAGAAGCGTGAGTATATACAAGCCGTGATAAAAGAGAGAGAGAAACACAAAAACTAA